The DNA region AATCAGAGATAACAAATATGTAGACTGCAATGATGAGGGCATTCCCTATGTTGAAGCTCATGTGAAGTGTGAACTTTCTGAAGTTCTGAACAATCCGGTCCCTGGTGAATTCAGTAAGTTCATGCCGTTTGAACTGGATAATATTGATAATAAGTTTCCTCTAGGCGTCCAGCTTAATATCTTTGAATGTGGAGGATTTGCTATTGGTCATTGCATTGCTCACAAGCTTGCAGATGGATTATCTCATTTCATGTTCAGTAAAACTTGGGCTGCCACTGCCCTCGGAGATAAGGCCAAAATAGAGCATCCAGAGTTTATTTCTGCAAAACTCTTCCCACCAAGGGATTTTACTGCCTATGATGCAGGCCTTGGCATCACAAGGAATAAAGTAGCAAAGAGGTTTGTGTTTAGTACCTCTATAATAGAGGCTCTTAGAGCAAAATATAGGGACAGTGAAGGCTTAGAAAACCAGAAACCCCCATCACGTGTTGATGCTTTGTCGGCTTTCATATGGAGCCGATATGTGGCCAACACCAAGGATACAGGACCTACTGAGAAATTGTACATGGTTCTCCATTCTGTGAACCTGCGTCCAAGGTTTGACCCCCCATTGCCACACCTTTCTTTTGGAAATCTTTATCGTGCTGCCATGACAGCTCCTTTCTTGAGTAGGGGGGAAGAACGCTATGGTCTGGTGATGAGACAGGTTCGAGCAGAGATAGACAAGATTGACAATCACTACATGAAATGTCTACAACAAGGTGATGATCACTTGAGTGAGCTTAATGAAAGTGTTGATAGTGTTATCAGCGGAGAGCTGATTACATTTAGCTTCAGTAGTTTCTGCAGATTTCCTCTgtatgataatgattttggttGGGGAAAGCCTACGTGGGTATCTTCACCACCATTGACCTTCAAGAATCTAGTGGTGTTCATGGATAGAAAAGAGGCTGATGGAATAGAGGCATATATTAGCTTGGAGGAAGAAGTCATGGCTAAGTTTGAAACTGATATCGAGTTCTTAGCTTATGCGTCTCCAAGCGGGTGGTGAACTGTTGTGTTTGTTGACAATAATCTTCTCTTTAGAGTTGATCCATCGTTGCTCTGCAGCTAGGTAACCAGTTTGGTAATGTGGCCGAATTgctctatttttcttaatgtAAAACTATCAGTTTGAATCACAAGATTTATTAACCAAATTGTGGACTTAATTTTTGGTTAAGCTGAAACCTCCTAGTTATCACTCATAATAGGGAATAGAAAGGTAGACCCGACAGTGTTGCATTATTGTTCTTTATCTGTGTCAAAGTATCTCTAAACATGTCATTGATGGAGCTATCTCTCTATCCACCACCTCATGGCCTCTTTTGATGGTCTTGCCGGTGAATTAGACTGTTTAGATTATTTCTCTGGGTCGAGTCCTCTGCTACAAAGCTACCTTGCAGTGTAGTGATCCTGAGTTCATCCCAATTGAATTAGATGATGTAGCTGAATCTATTATAGTGAAAGTTAAGGAAATATAACGGGGTGATTGACAGAAAAGGGCTTGTAGCCATAAGTCTGGTAAATATTCCCAGATATTTATACTAGTTAATCTTCGATAGAGTAATTCTCCATGATAGTTCAAGGCCATTAactatgttgatgattattgttagGTGCCAGTTTCATTTAGACTCTGTATAGCAGTAAGTACCATATATTGTAATTGAGAGGCATAGAGAACTACACACTCCGATAGTAACTGACTGCTACTacgtacacacacacacatttatatatgtttctacAAGTTTAGaggcaatatatatatattggtctGGAGGAGGAAGTCATGGCTGATTATGAAACTGATAGCT from Fragaria vesca subsp. vesca unplaced genomic scaffold, FraVesHawaii_1.0 scf0513160_u, whole genome shotgun sequence includes:
- the LOC101292475 gene encoding vinorine synthase-like, with amino-acid sequence MKVEVELISEEIIKPSSSTSDDLHHYQLSFLDQLSPPVYNPLVLFYEFSDQTMPSVTEISNCLKKSLAEVLTLFYPLAGRIRDNKYVDCNDEGIPYVEAHVKCELSEVLNNPVPGEFSKFMPFELDNIDNKFPLGVQLNIFECGGFAIGHCIAHKLADGLSHFMFSKTWAATALGDKAKIEHPEFISAKLFPPRDFTAYDAGLGITRNKVAKRFVFSTSIIEALRAKYRDSEGLENQKPPSRVDALSAFIWSRYVANTKDTGPTEKLYMVLHSVNLRPRFDPPLPHLSFGNLYRAAMTAPFLSRGEERYGLVMRQVRAEIDKIDNHYMKCLQQGDDHLSELNESVDSVISGELITFSFSSFCRFPLYDNDFGWGKPTWVSSPPLTFKNLVVFMDRKEADGIEAYISLEEEVMAKFETDIEFLAYASPSGW